CTCAGGTCGCTGGTGTCGATCAACTCGGCGATCGAGGTGGACCTGCTCGGCCAGGTCGGCGCCGAGTTGCGGCGCGGTGTGCACATCGGCGCCGTCGGCGGCCAGGTCGACTTCAGCCGGGCCGCATCGCTGACCGGCGCCCGTTCGGTCATCGCGTTGCGCGCGGAGTCCGGCGGCGAGTCGACGATCAATCCCACGCTCCGCGGCGGGGTCGTCACGACCGCGCGCGTCGACGTCGACGCGGTGGTCACCGAGCACGGCGTCGCGCTGCTGACCGGGTGCACCGTGGCAGAGCGGGCCCGCCGGCTCATCGCAGTGGCGGCACCGCATCATCGAGAGGGGCTCGAGCGGAGCCTCACGGACCGGGAGGTCGTGTCGTGACTGACGACAACCGCAGCGAGGGCGAGAGCCGGCGGGTGCGCATCCGGGAGGTCGGGCCCCGCGACGGCTTCCAGAACGAACCGGAGACGATCCCGACCGCGGACAAGATCCGGCTGATCGACGCCCTGGGCCGCGCGGGCTTCAAACGGATCGAGGTCGCGAGCTTCGTCCGGCCCGATGTCATCCCGCAGCTGTCCGACGGCGTGGAGGTGCTCCGCGGCATCGACCTGCCGCACGACGTCGCCCGGATGGTGCTGGTGCCGAACAGCCGGGGCCTCGACAACGCGCTCGCGGTGCGTGACCTGTTCGAGGAGGTGGCGCTCTTCGTTAGCGCGTCCCAGACCCACAACCAGCGCAACATCAACCGGACGGTCGAGGAGACCATGGCGGACGTCACGGTGATGGGCAAGCGCATCGTCGCCGAGAACCTCACGTTCTGCGCGGTTATCGCCACCTCGTTCGGCTGCCCGTACGAGGGCAAGGTCCCGATGGGCCGGGTCCTCGACATCGCCGAGCAGTTCGCCGAGGCCGGCGCCACCGAGATCGGCTTCGGCGACACCACCGGCATGTGCAACCCCGCGTACGCGTCGCGGTTCTTCGCCACGGCCATCCAGCGTCTGCCCGGGGTCGAGGTCACAGCGCACTTCCACAACACCCGCGGGCAGGGTCTGGCCAACGCGTACGCCGCGCTCGAGGCGGGCTGCACCAGCTTCGAGTCCAGCTTCGGCGAGCTCGGCGGCTGCCCGGTGCCGGCCGGCTCGACCGGCAACATCGCCACCGAGGACCTGGTGAGCATGTTCCACGAGATGGGCGTCGAAACCGGCCTGGACCTCGGAGCCGTCATCGAGGCCGCACGCGAGGCGCAGTCGGTCCTCGGCCGCAAGCTCACCAGCCATTCCCTCGTCGCCGGGCCGATGCACTGGCACCCGGCCGTCGCCTGACCCGTACCACCACACCGGAGGACACCCCCATGAGCAACCGCGTCGCCATGGTCACCGGGGCCGCCCAGGGCATCGGCAAGGGCATCGCCGCGGCACTGGCCGCAGAGGGGTTCAGGGTCGCCGTGGCGGACCTGAACCTCACCGCCGCCGAGCAGGCCGCCAAGGAGATCACCGCCGCCGGTGGCACCGCGATCGCGGTCGAGATCGACGTGACCCGGACTGCCTCGGTCGAGTCGGCGGTGCGCGCCGTCGAGACCGCGCTCGGTCCGGTCGAGGCCGTGGTGAACAACGCC
The sequence above is drawn from the Mycobacteriales bacterium genome and encodes:
- a CDS encoding hydroxymethylglutaryl-CoA lyase, producing MTDDNRSEGESRRVRIREVGPRDGFQNEPETIPTADKIRLIDALGRAGFKRIEVASFVRPDVIPQLSDGVEVLRGIDLPHDVARMVLVPNSRGLDNALAVRDLFEEVALFVSASQTHNQRNINRTVEETMADVTVMGKRIVAENLTFCAVIATSFGCPYEGKVPMGRVLDIAEQFAEAGATEIGFGDTTGMCNPAYASRFFATAIQRLPGVEVTAHFHNTRGQGLANAYAALEAGCTSFESSFGELGGCPVPAGSTGNIATEDLVSMFHEMGVETGLDLGAVIEAAREAQSVLGRKLTSHSLVAGPMHWHPAVA
- a CDS encoding SDR family NAD(P)-dependent oxidoreductase produces the protein MSNRVAMVTGAAQGIGKGIAAALAAEGFRVAVADLNLTAAEQAAKEITAAGGTAIAVEIDVTRTASVESAVRAVETALGPVEAVVNNA